A single genomic interval of Halorubrum aethiopicum harbors:
- a CDS encoding glycosyltransferase, producing MSDRQFSVLIATYEGDDPDDLSRALQSVIDQTVRPDEIVVVADGPLTAELEAALDDFESAHPDLLTRTALSTNQGLGAALNHGVETCSHEWIARMDSDDIAVEDRFEQQFEYLDENPETDVLGGYIGEFSDDPDDIETVREVPTTPDRIRSMARFRCPLNHPTVMFRRSAVLEVGNYRPLRSMQDYDLWMRMLAKDYRLLNTPTILVKCDAGKELFARRGGLSYARIEMKLQYEFFRLGMNSVPVFLLNICVRIPLRLIPNRLRGFVYRVFLRD from the coding sequence ATGTCTGATCGACAGTTCTCGGTGCTGATCGCCACGTACGAGGGCGACGATCCAGACGACCTGTCGCGAGCCCTCCAGAGCGTGATCGACCAGACGGTACGACCCGACGAGATCGTCGTGGTCGCTGACGGACCACTGACTGCCGAACTCGAAGCGGCTCTCGACGACTTCGAGTCGGCACATCCGGATCTGCTCACTCGGACGGCTCTTTCAACAAACCAGGGATTGGGGGCTGCGCTGAACCACGGCGTCGAGACGTGTTCTCACGAGTGGATCGCCCGGATGGATTCCGACGACATCGCGGTGGAAGACCGGTTCGAGCAACAGTTCGAGTATTTGGACGAGAATCCGGAGACGGACGTTCTCGGCGGATACATCGGGGAGTTCTCTGACGATCCTGACGATATCGAGACGGTTCGTGAAGTCCCAACGACTCCGGATCGGATTCGGTCCATGGCTCGGTTTCGTTGTCCACTGAACCATCCGACCGTGATGTTTCGTCGATCAGCCGTGCTTGAGGTAGGAAACTACCGCCCGCTTCGATCGATGCAGGATTACGACTTGTGGATGCGGATGCTCGCTAAGGATTACCGTCTGTTGAATACCCCCACAATACTCGTGAAGTGTGATGCGGGTAAGGAGCTCTTTGCCCGTCGTGGAGGCTTGTCGTACGCGAGGATCGAAATGAAGCTACAGTACGAGTTCTTCCGATTGGGTATGAACTCTGTTCCTGTCTTTCTTTTAAACATTTGTGTGCGAATTCCACTCAGGCTCATACCGAACAGGCTTCGTGGTTTTGTCTATCGGGTTTTCTTACGTGATTAA
- a CDS encoding TolB family protein: protein MSQYSGLEQRVASLLQRYPRLKRQIKIAYQYMNYHIYSDRGFRYETTDETDIYSAPARYDIETTDRDRFFGYFDIQPWTASMDGFLLHEIVDNGVDICLYRDGNRTIIATSTAWNHQQGSRTQWHPRDESILFNRTESGQLVAQEVATDGDSIATYNRPIQAVHPDGTEFLSLNYDRLNRNRPDYGYGRDPSSLPDPNVDGLWRVKMDTRADELLVPLQSLINRSDTTAPPDDHYLNHALYDPTGDRFVFLHRWNGEEGRVSRLYVADRDGNCRIVMDETVISHYCWLSNSELFVWGRTAAFGDGYHILNVDTGELEYVDALDEWGDGHPSISPDGRYIVTDTYPDRKRQRHLLLYDRETDDVTELGRFFEPLKYTGETRCDLHPRWSPDGTQISFDSTHTGRRDSYVLDVSQIIN, encoded by the coding sequence ATGAGTCAGTATAGTGGACTCGAACAGCGAGTCGCCTCCCTTCTTCAACGGTATCCTAGATTGAAGCGCCAAATCAAGATAGCGTATCAATATATGAATTACCATATATATTCTGATCGGGGGTTTAGGTACGAAACGACTGACGAGACAGATATTTATTCTGCTCCAGCACGATACGACATCGAAACGACCGATCGTGACCGTTTCTTCGGCTACTTCGACATCCAACCGTGGACCGCCTCGATGGATGGATTCCTGCTTCACGAGATCGTCGATAACGGGGTTGATATCTGCCTGTACCGCGACGGCAATCGCACGATCATCGCAACCTCCACGGCGTGGAACCACCAACAAGGGTCGCGAACGCAGTGGCATCCTAGGGACGAGTCGATACTGTTCAACCGTACCGAGTCTGGCCAGCTCGTCGCCCAAGAGGTCGCCACAGATGGTGACTCGATCGCCACCTACAACCGTCCAATCCAAGCTGTTCATCCCGATGGTACTGAGTTTCTCTCGCTGAACTACGACCGGCTGAACCGGAACCGTCCCGACTACGGATACGGCCGTGATCCCAGCTCGCTTCCGGATCCGAATGTCGACGGGCTGTGGCGCGTGAAAATGGATACCAGAGCCGATGAACTTCTCGTTCCTCTTCAGTCCCTCATCAACCGCTCAGACACGACCGCGCCCCCGGACGACCACTATCTAAACCACGCTCTCTACGATCCCACAGGGGATCGATTTGTCTTCCTCCACCGCTGGAACGGAGAGGAGGGCCGCGTTTCTCGGCTATATGTCGCCGATCGTGACGGGAACTGTCGGATTGTAATGGATGAAACCGTCATCTCACACTACTGCTGGCTCTCGAACTCGGAGTTATTCGTATGGGGCCGCACCGCCGCCTTCGGCGACGGGTATCACATACTCAACGTGGATACTGGAGAGCTCGAATATGTCGACGCACTTGATGAGTGGGGAGATGGACACCCCTCGATCTCGCCTGACGGACGGTACATCGTGACCGACACCTACCCGGATCGAAAACGCCAGCGACATCTCCTACTCTACGACCGCGAGACCGACGACGTAACCGAACTCGGACGCTTTTTCGAACCGCTCAAATACACCGGTGAAACGAGATGCGACTTACATCCCCGGTGGAGCCCCGATGGTACACAGATCTCCTTCGATTCGACTCACACCGGCCGTCGAGACTCGTATGTACTTGATGTGAGTCAGATTATCAATTAA
- a CDS encoding glycosyltransferase, which translates to MIQTILYVSLLFTDEISEIYGISDYSLAGNNKKKSIIRSIAQKDTEVHVVSPVFKTTESNLYCASQSYFDEDIGAHIHIPPIVDLHPVFNYISTTIISTIYIIHLHMRINFDSVIFYNFQLITALPSFILSKFMNTNLVVQFEDAVYYDTESGYLLRISSMLLRKLLNRSLDGAICVNTNLEELIYTDNTVVVRGFPSINTDIMDNYNGCTDTITVMFAGRLDELRGIDLFLSSIKCIDEDNIQFWISGYGPRTDEIKEYIDRLNDDRVSFFGTLPEDEYRKKLVTADIFVNFQKQDEKISYYTFPSKLLDYMACEGVILSTNMSDLEKEMNDLVILEDEEYIVDRLSEMVQKYSRSDNPYDQQIQRAKNWVMFDCTLERQGNKVQTMLADT; encoded by the coding sequence ATGATCCAGACTATACTTTACGTATCTCTATTATTCACCGACGAAATAAGTGAGATATACGGGATATCTGATTATTCATTAGCAGGAAATAATAAAAAGAAATCAATTATTCGATCCATAGCTCAGAAGGATACAGAAGTTCACGTTGTTTCACCGGTGTTCAAAACTACTGAAAGTAATTTGTATTGTGCCTCACAATCGTATTTCGATGAGGATATTGGCGCACATATACACATTCCTCCAATAGTTGATCTACATCCTGTGTTTAATTATATTTCCACCACAATCATATCAACTATCTATATTATCCATTTACACATGAGGATAAATTTTGATTCGGTAATTTTCTATAACTTTCAATTGATAACTGCCTTACCAAGCTTCATTCTCTCCAAATTCATGAATACCAATCTAGTCGTTCAATTTGAAGATGCAGTTTATTATGACACAGAATCTGGATATTTATTACGGATCTCATCTATGCTACTCCGAAAATTGTTAAATCGATCCCTAGATGGCGCAATCTGTGTTAATACCAATTTGGAAGAACTGATCTATACAGATAACACTGTGGTTGTACGAGGATTTCCCTCAATTAACACTGATATCATGGACAACTATAATGGTTGTACTGATACAATAACGGTAATGTTTGCAGGCCGTTTGGACGAATTACGCGGTATTGATCTATTTCTCAGTTCAATAAAATGTATTGATGAAGATAACATTCAATTTTGGATCTCTGGATATGGACCAAGAACAGATGAGATCAAAGAATATATTGATCGTTTGAATGATGATAGAGTTTCTTTCTTTGGGACACTACCTGAAGATGAGTATAGGAAAAAGCTGGTAACCGCGGATATTTTTGTAAATTTCCAAAAACAAGATGAGAAAATAAGTTACTATACTTTTCCCTCAAAACTCCTAGATTATATGGCCTGCGAGGGGGTCATTCTTTCGACAAATATGTCGGATCTTGAAAAAGAAATGAATGATCTGGTAATCCTTGAAGACGAGGAATACATTGTAGATCGGCTATCTGAAATGGTTCAAAAATACTCTCGATCAGACAATCCCTATGATCAGCAGATTCAGCGGGCTAAGAATTGGGTTATGTTTGACTGTACACTAGAACGACAAGGTAATAAAGTCCAAACAATGTTGGCTGATACATAA
- a CDS encoding O-antigen ligase family protein, which translates to MRESDQWITALYAVFPVVIVFSIQIPLAVEGSTSASINAEDLIILGLGLLFLYDILTNNEFNMKILFPNISLLMGIIGFWIVLTLLIANFRSPEPVTVSVLWTFKWIEILLFFIFVQNQITAKRAKISLKTFFYSGVLLTIFVLYEYLTVSGRTVGTFGNPNVLASVLVLFTLLTIMKMYDSNKYIYSAAHGIISCLSIIAILSTQSRSGVLALVTGCMILFLYILLDLNLENKIRYLAGSVVIFAISLLFISQEAINRITGWITISDGRLQLSDTQASYAFRTRLRLLDKAIELFKEAPLFGYGWFASPSRVGYLDVHYTTLLVELGIVGIVLFAIFYMTILRGFVSQISKSGKIAVLGSAWYCGLIVQAIGGNFPRIPRIMFLMLLFIGIVWALRESNEYV; encoded by the coding sequence ATGAGAGAGTCAGATCAGTGGATTACAGCGCTTTATGCGGTATTTCCCGTTGTAATTGTTTTCTCAATTCAAATCCCTCTTGCTGTTGAAGGATCTACCTCCGCTTCAATCAATGCTGAAGATTTAATAATTCTCGGACTAGGGTTATTATTTTTATATGATATTTTAACAAATAACGAATTCAATATGAAAATATTATTCCCGAATATCTCATTATTAATGGGTATCATAGGATTCTGGATCGTTCTCACACTATTAATAGCAAATTTTCGCTCACCTGAGCCTGTGACAGTAAGTGTTCTATGGACTTTCAAGTGGATCGAAATACTTCTATTCTTTATCTTTGTTCAGAATCAAATCACAGCAAAGAGGGCGAAAATATCATTAAAAACATTTTTTTATTCAGGTGTTCTATTGACAATTTTTGTTTTATATGAATATTTGACTGTTTCTGGTAGAACAGTAGGAACGTTTGGTAATCCGAATGTGCTTGCTTCTGTACTAGTGTTATTTACTCTACTCACGATAATGAAGATGTATGATTCTAATAAATACATATATTCCGCAGCCCATGGGATTATTAGTTGTCTTTCAATTATTGCTATACTATCTACCCAGTCACGTTCAGGTGTCCTTGCGCTAGTAACTGGGTGTATGATACTTTTCCTGTATATTCTTCTTGATCTAAATCTGGAAAATAAAATAAGATACCTAGCTGGCAGTGTTGTAATCTTTGCTATATCATTGTTATTCATAAGTCAGGAAGCAATCAACCGAATAACTGGTTGGATAACTATCTCTGATGGAAGACTACAATTGTCAGATACACAGGCTTCCTACGCTTTTAGAACAAGACTTAGATTATTAGATAAGGCAATAGAACTATTTAAAGAAGCACCTCTCTTTGGATACGGTTGGTTTGCATCGCCCAGCAGAGTTGGATACTTAGACGTTCACTATACAACTCTTCTAGTTGAATTGGGAATAGTCGGTATTGTTCTTTTTGCGATATTTTATATGACGATTCTACGGGGATTCGTAAGCCAAATATCTAAGTCGGGTAAGATCGCTGTGCTTGGCTCCGCATGGTATTGTGGTCTAATCGTACAGGCGATTGGCGGTAATTTTCCCCGAATTCCTAGAATTATGTTTTTAATGCTTTTATTCATCGGTATTGTATGGGCTCTAAGAGAGAGTAATGAGTACGTCTAG
- a CDS encoding glycosyltransferase family 2 protein: MSTSSPEISVIIPTKDRPQMLLRSVESVLNQSILPGEIIIVNDGSKISYDTVLPKLDAVELNIVYEKLDKSVGPSIARNRAASKASGNILMFLDDDDIWYENKIESQLQKFNQDSEIGLIYTGRKAVDQKGNKLFEVTPNKEIKGNIHRKLLIDNYIGGTSMAGIAIKKSVFERAGGFDPKLPAREDYDLWIRATKNTLVCFCDEVLVEYTVHSKKSQQLANNPQLYLEAKNHMWEKYSDEYQKLSPIERRKSKANYLTIIADKNSKIGSRTKYKYILLSLLQYPSIAAISRLIPYHTWIKIRSYLSN, from the coding sequence ATGAGTACGTCTAGTCCGGAGATATCAGTAATTATCCCCACAAAAGATAGGCCTCAGATGCTACTGAGATCGGTTGAAAGTGTATTAAATCAAAGTATTCTTCCAGGAGAAATAATTATTGTGAATGATGGTTCTAAAATATCATACGATACGGTTCTTCCAAAACTGGATGCTGTAGAGCTAAATATTGTTTATGAGAAACTAGACAAATCTGTTGGCCCATCAATAGCAAGGAATCGAGCAGCATCTAAGGCATCAGGGAATATCTTAATGTTTTTAGATGATGACGATATATGGTATGAAAATAAAATTGAGTCACAACTACAAAAATTCAATCAGGATTCTGAAATTGGTTTAATCTACACCGGACGAAAGGCGGTTGATCAAAAAGGAAATAAACTCTTTGAAGTCACACCAAACAAAGAAATAAAGGGAAATATACATAGAAAACTTCTAATTGATAATTATATTGGAGGGACATCTATGGCAGGAATAGCAATTAAAAAAAGTGTTTTTGAAAGAGCAGGAGGATTTGATCCGAAACTTCCCGCTAGAGAAGATTACGATCTATGGATAAGAGCAACGAAGAACACACTCGTCTGTTTTTGCGATGAAGTTCTAGTAGAATATACTGTCCATAGCAAAAAATCCCAACAATTAGCAAACAATCCACAGTTGTATCTAGAAGCTAAAAATCACATGTGGGAGAAGTATTCGGACGAATATCAAAAATTGTCACCAATTGAAAGGAGAAAATCGAAAGCTAACTATTTAACGATAATTGCAGATAAAAACTCAAAAATAGGGTCAAGGACAAAATACAAGTATATACTTCTGAGTTTACTTCAATACCCCTCCATTGCTGCTATCTCTAGACTCATACCATACCATACCTGGATTAAAATAAGATCCTATCTCTCTAACTGA
- a CDS encoding GDP-mannose 4,6-dehydratase, with translation MEIDSQLVDRPVFVTGADGFVGSHLVDKLVQEGANIHAFVRATSSGELKNIRHHADKITLHRGDLRDKHSVETALKALEPHSDSLIFHLGAQAHVGESWERPYETVETNITGTLNLLQSVVDLDLDIAKFDTAGTSEEYGNIKEEMVEKHEFDGDDRVLLSERSPVNPTSVYATSKLAADFLTMNYHDAYGLPTVTTRMFNNYGPRQNPRYITGTIITQALERDIVELGNLTPKRDLCYVSDGVRGHLHVALEGNPGEQYVYGYGENLSMREWTEMILEVGSEHDYWENPEIVQDDDRFRPGDSDVEELLVGYEKLNEETGWEPQVSWREGIRRTIKWYADNPDGWYGRVDWR, from the coding sequence ATGGAAATTGATTCACAACTCGTAGATCGCCCCGTTTTCGTTACTGGAGCAGATGGATTTGTTGGCTCACACCTCGTTGATAAATTAGTTCAAGAAGGAGCGAACATCCACGCCTTTGTTCGAGCCACCTCGAGTGGTGAACTCAAAAATATCCGCCATCACGCAGATAAGATTACTCTCCATCGCGGCGATCTCCGGGACAAACACTCCGTAGAAACCGCACTAAAAGCACTTGAGCCCCACAGTGATTCACTAATCTTCCATCTCGGCGCACAGGCACATGTCGGAGAATCATGGGAACGTCCCTATGAAACGGTAGAAACGAACATTACCGGGACGCTAAATCTTCTCCAGTCCGTCGTCGATCTCGATCTCGACATCGCAAAGTTTGACACGGCAGGAACCAGCGAGGAGTACGGTAACATCAAAGAGGAGATGGTCGAGAAACACGAATTCGACGGTGACGACCGAGTTCTCCTCAGTGAACGATCGCCGGTAAACCCGACGAGCGTCTACGCGACATCGAAATTGGCTGCGGATTTTCTCACCATGAACTACCACGACGCGTACGGACTCCCCACAGTCACGACGCGGATGTTCAATAACTACGGGCCGCGTCAGAATCCGCGCTACATCACGGGGACGATCATCACGCAGGCACTCGAACGCGACATCGTCGAGCTCGGGAACCTGACCCCGAAACGAGACCTGTGTTACGTCTCCGATGGTGTCCGTGGTCACCTACATGTCGCACTCGAAGGGAACCCGGGTGAACAGTACGTCTACGGATACGGTGAGAACCTCTCGATGCGGGAGTGGACCGAGATGATCCTCGAGGTCGGTTCTGAACACGATTATTGGGAAAATCCGGAGATCGTTCAGGACGATGATCGCTTCCGCCCCGGTGACAGCGATGTCGAAGAGTTGCTCGTCGGGTACGAGAAGCTCAACGAGGAGACCGGGTGGGAACCACAGGTCTCCTGGCGTGAGGGTATCCGACGAACCATCAAGTGGTATGCGGACAATCCCGACGGCTGGTACGGCCGGGTGGACTGGCGATGA
- a CDS encoding GDP-L-fucose synthase family protein has product MSSSQGYWGDKTVMVTGGAGFLGSHLVEDLESRSDSVDVFVPRSDDYDLRKKPDIERAFEDSQADIVIHLAATVGGIGANRENPGRYFYDNAVMGIELIEQARQFDVEKFTVLGTICAYPKHTPVPFEEENLFDGYPEETNAPYGIAKKALLTQSKAYRKQWDFNSIYLLPVNLYGPRDDFDLETSHVIPAIVRKCIEARERGDESITAWGTGEPTREFLYVKDAAEGILDATERYDSSDPVNIGSGEEISIRELVNVIVEETGFEGTVEWDTSKPDGQPRRKLDTSRAKQRFDWEASTDFREGLRETIDWYEDNRKDLHE; this is encoded by the coding sequence ATGAGTAGCAGTCAGGGATACTGGGGCGACAAGACGGTCATGGTGACCGGTGGGGCCGGTTTCCTTGGGAGCCATTTGGTCGAAGATCTCGAATCCCGCTCGGATTCGGTCGACGTCTTCGTTCCACGTAGTGATGACTACGACCTCCGGAAAAAACCCGACATCGAACGAGCCTTCGAGGACTCGCAAGCGGACATCGTTATCCATCTCGCGGCGACGGTCGGCGGGATCGGGGCGAATCGAGAGAACCCCGGTCGGTACTTCTACGACAACGCCGTGATGGGTATCGAACTGATCGAACAGGCGAGACAGTTCGATGTCGAGAAGTTCACGGTTCTCGGGACGATCTGTGCGTATCCCAAGCATACGCCGGTTCCGTTCGAAGAGGAGAACCTCTTCGACGGCTATCCAGAAGAGACGAACGCCCCTTACGGTATCGCGAAGAAGGCGCTGCTCACACAGTCTAAGGCGTATCGGAAACAGTGGGATTTCAACAGCATCTATCTCCTTCCAGTGAATCTCTATGGCCCGCGTGACGACTTCGATCTGGAGACGTCACACGTTATCCCAGCCATCGTTCGGAAGTGTATCGAGGCTAGGGAACGAGGTGACGAGTCCATTACTGCGTGGGGAACGGGCGAACCTACTCGAGAGTTCCTCTATGTGAAGGACGCGGCTGAAGGGATCCTCGATGCGACTGAGCGGTACGACTCTTCCGATCCCGTCAATATCGGGAGCGGCGAGGAGATCTCGATCCGGGAACTGGTGAATGTCATCGTTGAAGAGACTGGATTCGAAGGGACCGTGGAATGGGACACCTCGAAGCCGGACGGGCAGCCACGACGAAAACTGGATACGTCCCGAGCGAAGCAGCGATTCGACTGGGAGGCGTCGACGGACTTCCGGGAAGGACTCCGAGAGACAATCGACTGGTACGAGGACAATCGGAAAGATCTTCATGAGTGA
- a CDS encoding NUDIX domain-containing protein, giving the protein MSEWISEEEWETIVRNVPIVSVDLVVKRSDGIVLGKRTNEPAKGEWFVPGGRVQKGESRVEAVHRIAEEELGVLVDVIESLGAFEHRYETSDVEGVETKHYLANGYVVELNSGQIRPDDQHGEVRVFGSAPDTLHPYIRSYAEASETIVDWL; this is encoded by the coding sequence ATGAGTGAGTGGATCTCAGAGGAAGAGTGGGAAACGATCGTTCGAAACGTGCCGATCGTCTCGGTTGATCTCGTGGTGAAACGTTCGGATGGGATCGTGCTCGGAAAGAGAACAAACGAACCGGCGAAGGGTGAGTGGTTCGTTCCGGGTGGACGGGTCCAGAAAGGCGAAAGCCGAGTTGAGGCTGTCCATCGGATCGCCGAAGAGGAACTCGGCGTCTTAGTTGACGTGATCGAGTCGCTTGGAGCGTTCGAACACCGCTACGAGACTTCCGACGTTGAGGGAGTGGAAACGAAACACTATCTCGCGAACGGATACGTGGTGGAGTTGAATTCGGGCCAGATCCGGCCTGACGATCAGCACGGAGAGGTACGAGTGTTCGGGTCGGCCCCTGATACTCTTCATCCGTACATTCGATCGTATGCTGAGGCATCGGAGACGATTGTCGATTGGTTGTAA
- a CDS encoding glycosyltransferase family 4 protein: MRVLHLSTSDTNGGAARAAYRLHRGLRSNGVDSRMLVQNKDSDDDHVYGPDGIIGNVKSKIRPRIDKLPLKRYPDRDPEIFSPAWTPECRSKQISKYDPDIVHLHWVSGGFIRPKTIAQIDVPVVWTLHDMWPFTGGCHYAKSCTKYQIECGSCPHLGGDRPNDLANSVWERKRDAWGGSDLSVVSPSQWLAEQAQESSLLGEMRIEVIPNCLNINLFCPQDRTEGVQHFDLEDDKHYILFGAAYETSRKGGDLLLEALEQLSHRSDIVALTFGNTGSHDLTFPVSVRHMGWLSEEELRLIYSTADVTVTPSTQEAFGQTASESMASGTPVVAFDATGPQDIIDHKETGYLATPYDPKDLAKGIKWVITDQSRNKQLGRQARETAEQRFAIERVTDQHRELYLDILP; the protein is encoded by the coding sequence ATGAGAGTACTCCATCTAAGCACTTCTGATACTAATGGCGGTGCAGCCCGAGCTGCCTATCGACTTCACCGTGGCCTCCGTTCCAACGGCGTTGATTCACGGATGCTAGTTCAAAATAAGGATAGTGACGACGATCACGTATACGGACCAGACGGAATAATTGGAAATGTCAAGTCCAAGATCCGGCCACGAATTGATAAATTACCACTGAAACGGTATCCAGATCGAGATCCTGAGATCTTTTCGCCCGCGTGGACACCGGAATGCCGATCAAAACAGATCTCCAAGTACGATCCAGATATAGTCCATCTTCATTGGGTCTCTGGCGGATTTATCCGACCTAAAACGATCGCTCAGATAGATGTCCCAGTAGTGTGGACTCTTCACGATATGTGGCCATTTACTGGTGGATGCCATTATGCCAAATCGTGTACAAAGTATCAAATTGAATGTGGTTCGTGTCCACATCTCGGTGGTGATCGACCAAACGATCTCGCAAATTCTGTATGGGAGCGAAAACGAGATGCTTGGGGCGGTTCTGATCTTTCTGTTGTTTCCCCGAGTCAATGGCTTGCGGAGCAGGCTCAGGAAAGCAGCTTGTTAGGTGAAATGCGGATCGAAGTTATTCCCAACTGCTTGAATATAAATTTGTTCTGTCCACAGGATCGAACTGAAGGCGTTCAGCATTTTGATCTTGAAGATGACAAACACTATATTTTGTTTGGAGCTGCGTATGAGACATCTAGGAAGGGTGGTGACCTCCTCCTCGAAGCATTAGAACAACTAAGTCACAGATCCGATATTGTGGCGCTTACTTTTGGAAATACCGGTAGTCACGATCTGACATTTCCGGTGTCTGTGCGTCATATGGGTTGGCTTTCTGAAGAGGAGCTTCGTTTAATATATAGTACTGCTGACGTGACCGTTACACCGTCTACTCAGGAGGCATTTGGGCAGACTGCTTCTGAATCTATGGCATCCGGAACTCCCGTTGTTGCCTTTGATGCGACCGGTCCACAGGATATTATAGATCATAAAGAAACCGGATATCTGGCTACACCATATGATCCGAAGGATTTAGCTAAGGGTATCAAATGGGTTATTACGGATCAAAGCCGGAATAAACAATTGGGCCGTCAAGCACGTGAAACCGCAGAGCAACGATTTGCGATCGAGAGAGTAACAGATCAACATCGAGAATTGTATCTGGATATTCTCCCGTGA
- a CDS encoding glycosyltransferase family 2 protein, with product MASIGIAVFAYNRPDHLRRVLSGLQRNDVDHLYIFADGAINGQDQQQISDVREIIDQIEWCRTTVTAHDHNIGLAESLTSGIERVFEDHERIIVLEDDCVPAPNFVSFMNTSLERYADNERVMNVNGYSPPIEVPDDYPYDVYFTYRSSSWGWGTWRSAWEHFERDPLTVEELERKETELKQITDKAGKDLYPMMRDQLEGSIDSWAVWWSFAIAANDGLCLNPVDSKVRNIGHDGTGTHTGESDKYDVDLDTTPVNELDFPQEPFVDGEINSKYNQFINTGNRGRLKQYGVDLLQVVGLWDRYIQLRN from the coding sequence ATGGCCTCAATTGGAATCGCAGTTTTCGCTTATAATCGTCCGGACCATCTCAGACGTGTTCTTTCGGGTCTTCAACGAAACGATGTCGATCATTTGTATATATTCGCAGATGGAGCAATAAATGGACAAGACCAGCAACAGATATCGGACGTTAGGGAGATAATTGATCAGATAGAATGGTGCCGAACGACAGTTACCGCTCATGACCATAACATCGGTTTGGCAGAATCACTCACAAGCGGGATCGAACGCGTCTTTGAGGACCACGAACGGATCATCGTGCTTGAGGATGACTGTGTTCCTGCTCCGAATTTCGTATCGTTTATGAATACTTCTCTGGAGCGGTATGCGGACAACGAACGAGTAATGAACGTGAACGGTTACAGTCCACCGATCGAGGTACCTGATGATTATCCCTACGATGTCTACTTCACGTATCGGAGTTCTTCGTGGGGTTGGGGGACATGGCGCTCCGCATGGGAGCATTTCGAGCGCGATCCACTGACAGTTGAGGAATTAGAACGAAAGGAGACCGAACTCAAACAAATAACTGACAAAGCGGGGAAAGACCTCTATCCGATGATGCGTGACCAGCTCGAGGGCAGTATCGACTCGTGGGCCGTCTGGTGGTCATTCGCTATTGCTGCTAATGACGGTCTGTGTCTCAACCCGGTCGATTCAAAAGTCCGAAATATTGGACACGACGGGACAGGTACCCATACAGGAGAATCTGATAAATATGATGTAGATCTGGATACTACTCCGGTTAATGAATTGGATTTCCCACAAGAGCCATTTGTTGATGGTGAGATTAACTCTAAATATAATCAGTTCATTAATACCGGAAATCGGGGTCGATTAAAGCAATACGGCGTTGATCTGTTGCAAGTGGTAGGGTTATGGGACAGATATATACAACTACGAAACTGA